The following is a genomic window from Cydia pomonella isolate Wapato2018A unplaced genomic scaffold, ilCydPomo1 PGA_scaffold_163, whole genome shotgun sequence.
TCCCCACCGCCGTGCACCTCGACAAAAAACCTTATCAGTGTGTCACCAAAACATTAGGGGCCTGAGTGGTAAAACCACACAACTAGAAGCGCTCCTTAGCGACGAGCTGTCATGTGATGTGTTAGTGATTACAGAGCATTTTTTACGATACTATGAAATCCAATCTGTTACCCTAACAAATTTTGACCTTCTATCCTATTACTGCAGACCGAATGTAGAACGCGGTGGTAGCTGCATATACGTCAAGTCCGATAAAAAAGCTGTAAACAAACCCGATTATCGCGATTTATCCCGGGAACAGATATTCGACGTATGTGCTGTATACCTTGTAGACGAAAATATCTTAATAATAGGAATTTACCATTCAAATCTGACCAGCCATACCGAGTACCTAAAACTATTCGAAGAGTTACTAACAAAAATTAACAATGACGAACTTACAGCGATAATAATGGGAGATATTAATATCGACCTTCTTGAGAATACTCCGTCAAAGAGGCAGTTGATGGATATATTAACGACACAGGGGTTTCGGCAGTATATCGACGATGCAACCAGACAGGACGGCTCAAGCTCAACTTTGCTAGACCATGTGTACACAAACATCCGCGACGATCGAGTTACCGCCGCCTGCGTTGACACCCATCTGAGCGATCACGCAGCGCAGCGACTGATCGCGCCGTGCCCCCCGCGCCACCCACCGCCTCAAGTGATAACAAAACGGGTTTTTAGCCACAAAAACAGAACGGCCTTCGTCTTAGCACTGGAGTCCATAGACTGGCAAGCAGTTGTGGCTAAACACAGCGGCGAATGTAAACAATTTGCAGCCACAGTAATTAATGTCCTCACTAACTTACTAAATATCCACCTTCCACTAAAACCTTTAATAATACGTCCTAAATACAACCCCTGGATTGATAGCGAAATCCAAGATCTAAAAGCACTGGCTTTAGAGTTTACTAGCCTATCAAAAAAATACCCGGATAATATTCCCTTACATGACGCCTCGAGTAAGTTACAGGAATGCTAccactataaattaaaaactaagcgCAGTGACtattttaattcaatcattGATAATAACCCCAATAAAAGCAGGGCGATGTGGAAGGCCATCAACACCGAGCTAGCTCGGGCCCCCCGCGAGCGTGTCGACTACACCGAGCTGCTCGTGGATAACGCCGGCCGCCGATTTGAGTCCAAACAGCTCGCGGTGGACGCGCTCAACCACGAGTTCGTGACGGCGGCCACTGCGTGCGGTGCGCCCTCTGCCGACCACGGCCGATGCATTTCCGCCTTGTCGGAGGGGTACGCTGACGCCGATTGCTCGCTGAGGCTGAGGGCTTTCACACCGCACGAAGTcgctaatttatttaaatattctgtTGCGCCTAAAAACAGCACTGACGCTTATGGCTTATCCACTAACCTGCTAAAGCAAGCCAGCCCTACAATTAGCTACGTGTTATCCCACTTATTCAACAACTGTATGCGATCAGGAGTGTATCCGGaaaccttaaaaaaagttaaaatatgcCCTCTTTATAAGGGTAAAGGCAAAAAATCAATTATTAAATCCTATCGCCCCATATCATTGGTTCCAGGCCCGAGCAAGTGTTTTGAGGCGGGGTTAAATAAGCGTTTACTTGGTTTCTGGGCACCGCGGAACATACTGTCCGAGAGCCAATACGCCTATCGACAAGGCCGGTCCACCACAGACCTGGTGCGCGAGGTGGTGCGCGGTGTACTGAGCGCCCGCGAGGCAGAGCGGTATGTAGCCGTAATTTGCTGCGACCTATCGCGCGCCTTCGACACGGCGGACCACGCACTCGTCGCCGACAAACTTGCGCACTACGGCATTCGGGGACCGGCCAATAAGCTAATATTGTCATTTATGACAGACAGAGCTCAGGTCGTCGTTGGCGCCGGAGGTAGTGTTGTGTCTGCGGAATTACGAAACCTCATGGGCGTTCCCCAGGGCTCGTGCCTTTCCAACACTTTGTTTAGCGTTCTTTTAAACGACTTGCCAAAGGCGATAAAAGGAGCGGAGATATTTATGTACGCTGACGACGTCACGGCAGTCATAACCGCATCCGCTGAACATGAGTTGGAGGGAGCGATAAATGACATCATGGAACAACTACACCAATGGTTCCAGTCCAACGGCCTGGCCATGAACAAAGAAAAAACATGCTTCATGACGTTCAAGTTAAACGGTCACCCCAGCCCAACCCTGAGGGTGTGTGCGGGCGGT
Proteins encoded in this region:
- the LOC133533420 gene encoding LOW QUALITY PROTEIN: uncharacterized protein LOC133533420 (The sequence of the model RefSeq protein was modified relative to this genomic sequence to represent the inferred CDS: substituted 1 base at 1 genomic stop codon), with the translated sequence MGDINIDLLENTPSKRQLMDILTTQGFRQYIDDATRQDGSSSTLLDHVYTNIRDDRVTAACVDTHLSDHAAQRLIAPCPPRHPPPQVITKRVFSHKNRTAFVLALESIDWQAVVAKHSGECKQFAATVINVLTNLLNIHLPLKPLIIRPKYNPWIDSEIQDLKALALEFTSLSKKYPDNIPLHDASSKLQECYHYKLKTKRSDYFNSIIDNNPNKSRAMWKAINTELARAPRERVDYTELLVDNAGRRFESKQLAVDALNHEFVTAATACGAPSADHGRCISALSEGYADADCSLRLRAFTPHEVANLFKYSVAPKNSTDAYGLSTNLLKQASPTISYVLSHLFNNCMRSGVYPETLKKVKICPLYKGKGKKSIIKSYRPISLVPGPSKCFEAGLNKRLLGFWAPRNILSESQYAYRQGRSTTDLVREVVRGVLSAREAERYVAVICCDLSRAFDTADHALVADKLAHYGIRGPANKLILSFMTDRAQVVVGAGGSVVSAELRNLMGVPQGSCLSNTLFSVLLNDLPKAIKGAEIFMYADDVTAVITASAEHELEGAINDIMEQLHQWFQSNGLAMNKEKTCFMTFKLNGHPSPTLRVCAGGAPIQQVSGTRLLGFQLDSALTWESHIDDLCGRLGRACYALRRLASTAGLCAVRQCYYATMHSLLTYGVELWARASDWSRVFVMQKRAVRIMTGKPSDAPARDLFRDLNILPLPCLYLYQVAVFTHENLNKFKLKGTNDNYHLRSNAHKNRLIADPHRLAKSQRSNTLTYLLXFKVNNIIVSDYINNVASIRLVATLVRPVSLPATAPASGPPLGRRGRLAHAVQAGRALPESCRRRPAAAAAADGRCLSVPLGRFQCERQLHRLFVVQYHPNGTYQTFILSSIHYILYLQTLISIR